One stretch of Camelus bactrianus isolate YW-2024 breed Bactrian camel chromosome 21, ASM4877302v1, whole genome shotgun sequence DNA includes these proteins:
- the LOC105069501 gene encoding olfactory receptor 10J5, translated as MQRKNFTEVVEFIFLGFSIFGKHQITLFVVFLTIYIFTLIENIIIVTIICIDRHLHTPMYFFLSMLASSETVYTLVIVPRMLSSLIFHSHPISLSGCATQMFFFITLATNNCFLLTAMGCDHYVAICKPLRYTVIMNRGMCARLMCGSFGTGLVMAVLHVTAMFSLPFCGTVVDHFFCDIYPVMKLSCIDTTVSEIINYGVSSFVIFVPVGLIFFSYVLIISSILKIPSAKGRKKAFATCASYLTVVIVHYGCASIAYLKPKSENSVEKDLLISVTYTIITPMLNPVIYTVRNKEVKDALRRAVGRNTF; from the coding sequence ATGCAAAGAAAGAACTTCACAGAAGTGGTGGAATTCATCTTCCTGGGATTCTCTATCTTTGGAAAGCACCAGATAACCCTCTTTGTGGTTTTCCTCACCATCTACATTTTCACTTTGATTGAGAACATCATCATTGTGACTATCATCTGCATTGACCGTCATCTCCACacacccatgtacttcttcctaaGCATGCTAGCTAGTTCAGAGACAGTGTACACACTGGTCATTGTCCCACGAATGCTTTCCAGTCTCATTTTTCATAGCCATCCTATCTCCTTGTCAGGCTGTGCGACCcagatgttctttttcattaccttGGCCACTAATAACTGCTTCTTGCTGACAGCAATGGGCTGTGACCactatgtggccatctgcaagcccctGAGATACACAGTCATCATGAACAGAGGAATGTGTGCCAGGTTAATGTGTGGGTCCTTTGGCACTGGGCTGGTTATGGCAGTTCTCCATGTAACGGCCATGTTCAGTTTGCCCTTCTGTGGCACAGTGGTGGACCACTTCTTCTGTGACATTTACCCAGTCATGAAACTTTCTTGCATTGATACCACTGTCAGCGAGATCATCAATTATggtgtaagttcatttgtgattTTTGTGCCTGTGGGCCTGATCTTCTTCTCCTACGTCCTCATTATCTCCTCCATCCTTAAGATACCCTCAGCCAAGGGCCGGAAGAAGGCCTTTGCCACCTGTGCTTCCTACCTCACTGTGGTCATCGTCCACTATGGCTGTGCCTCCATCGCCTACCTCAAGCCCAAGTCAGAAAACTCAGTAGAGAAAGATCTTCTTATCTCTGTGACCTACACCATCATCACGCCCATGCTGAACCCTGTCATTTACACTGTGAGGAACAAGGAAGTCAAGGATGCCCTACGCAGAGCGGTGGGCAGAAACACTTTTTAA